The following coding sequences are from one bacterium SCSIO 12741 window:
- a CDS encoding oligosaccharide flippase family protein encodes MRKIWSQQSELVKNFLTLFSGTFLAQVAPFLASLLLARLFLPEEFGEFGVVMSMVSVCAVMISGRYELALVLPKSDRAGKAISVASMLFTLVYSVLLGIVAWIFWPQIGAYLQLQNPYWVLVVPGICFVAGIYNPFSYWLTRKKAFKRAAVNKVVQTWSLAGVSLVLGFLAVRSGLIYGYIAGWVLLTGFSIYQARLENWDLKGISWRAVRRMAHEFREFPLLNSLPALLNTLAPHMMVFYISHTFSQDEVGYYNYARQLLLGPLSMIATAFAQVYFQRIAEKKQDNESFYSEFRKLFLLLAGGGLLVALVVAFLGPWLFKTILGDIWEPSGQFARILVISYAIQFAVSPLSTILAALKEMKLATLFPILYFILMLVLYLLNMQDINRFIPWLTAFESVAYIIYGLIIWYAVRRYENRLNPR; translated from the coding sequence ATGCGCAAAATCTGGTCACAACAATCCGAACTGGTAAAAAACTTCCTGACTTTGTTTTCAGGAACCTTTCTGGCCCAGGTGGCTCCATTTCTGGCCTCCCTGTTGCTGGCTCGGTTGTTTTTACCCGAAGAGTTTGGTGAATTTGGGGTAGTGATGTCCATGGTTTCGGTTTGCGCAGTGATGATCAGTGGGCGTTATGAGCTGGCCCTGGTTCTCCCTAAAAGTGATCGGGCGGGTAAGGCCATTTCGGTTGCCTCGATGCTGTTTACTCTGGTTTATTCCGTTTTGTTGGGAATTGTAGCCTGGATATTTTGGCCTCAAATTGGCGCCTATCTTCAGTTGCAAAATCCCTATTGGGTATTGGTCGTTCCCGGTATCTGTTTTGTTGCAGGTATCTACAATCCTTTTAGCTATTGGCTGACCCGTAAAAAGGCTTTCAAAAGAGCTGCTGTCAATAAAGTGGTTCAAACCTGGTCCTTAGCAGGTGTCTCACTGGTACTCGGTTTTTTGGCCGTTCGCAGTGGATTGATCTATGGGTACATTGCAGGATGGGTTTTGCTTACCGGATTCTCCATCTACCAGGCCCGATTAGAAAATTGGGACCTCAAAGGAATCAGTTGGAGAGCCGTTAGAAGGATGGCTCATGAGTTTAGGGAGTTTCCGTTGCTCAACTCCTTGCCAGCTTTGCTCAACACCTTGGCTCCGCACATGATGGTGTTCTACATTTCCCACACCTTTTCGCAAGATGAGGTAGGGTATTACAACTACGCCCGTCAGCTGCTGTTAGGCCCACTATCCATGATTGCTACTGCCTTTGCTCAGGTTTATTTTCAACGTATTGCCGAGAAAAAACAGGACAACGAAAGCTTTTACTCCGAGTTTAGAAAGCTGTTTCTTCTCTTAGCCGGAGGCGGACTTCTGGTGGCACTCGTCGTTGCCTTTTTAGGACCTTGGTTGTTCAAGACAATCCTGGGAGATATTTGGGAACCATCGGGTCAATTTGCTCGCATTTTGGTGATAAGCTATGCCATTCAATTTGCCGTATCTCCGCTTTCCACCATCTTGGCGGCCTTGAAAGAAATGAAGCTGGCTACCCTGTTTCCCATTCTTTACTTCATTCTCATGCTCGTGCTCTATCTGCTCAACATGCAAGATATCAACCGCTTTATTCCTTGGTTGACCGCCTTTGAATCAGTAGCCTACATCATCTACGGACTGATTATTTGGTACGCGGTACGTCGCTATGAGAATCGGTTGAATCCTAGATAA
- a CDS encoding DinB family protein, translating into MRKYRTNGAVGALLDEYEKALNELFTVIADLSSSELTQIIDPDTKDADCHSIQTILTHLVQSGYTYAVEIRKWQGEDEDYRDKETLSSVQEYRAALWIMFQFTEKLFEDHPNLKLTEYDNAKKIQVRWGQTFDVEQLMQHAIVHILRHRRQIEKFKLLLG; encoded by the coding sequence GTGAGAAAATACAGAACCAATGGAGCAGTAGGAGCCTTACTCGATGAGTATGAAAAGGCATTAAACGAATTGTTTACCGTTATCGCTGATTTGAGCTCAAGTGAATTGACACAGATCATTGATCCGGATACAAAAGACGCCGATTGCCACTCCATCCAAACTATATTGACTCATCTTGTCCAAAGCGGTTATACCTATGCGGTTGAAATCAGAAAGTGGCAAGGAGAGGATGAGGATTATCGCGACAAAGAAACCTTAAGCAGTGTCCAAGAATACCGAGCGGCCTTGTGGATCATGTTTCAGTTTACCGAAAAGCTTTTCGAAGACCACCCCAATCTCAAATTGACCGAATACGACAACGCTAAAAAGATCCAAGTAAGATGGGGGCAAACTTTTGATGTGGAGCAGCTCATGCAACACGCCATTGTCCATATACTCCGGCATCGGAGACAGATCGAGAAGTTTAAGCTCTTATTAGGTTAG
- the thiM gene encoding hydroxyethylthiazole kinase: MPEKEQFSGILKELREQSPLVHNITNYVVMNNTANALLAAGASPVMAHAIEEVEDITSISSSLVINMGTLSPKWVEAMEKAMKKANELNKPIVFDPVGVGASKYRTETALKIMETYKPTVIRGNASEIMALAQLSNSTKGVDSTTSSENALEAAKELSRQLNNTIVISGATDFIVTNERLDKVTSGSPLMAKVTGMGCTATSIIGACVAVNPDYHSAAHQAMEIMGKAGEKAEETAQGPGSFQMNFIDALHQLLEEK, encoded by the coding sequence ATGCCTGAAAAAGAACAATTCAGCGGAATATTGAAAGAATTACGTGAACAATCACCTTTGGTTCACAACATCACCAATTATGTAGTGATGAACAACACGGCCAATGCATTACTTGCTGCAGGGGCATCACCGGTAATGGCTCATGCCATTGAAGAAGTGGAAGACATTACCTCTATTTCATCGTCCTTGGTGATCAACATGGGGACCTTGAGTCCCAAATGGGTGGAAGCCATGGAAAAGGCGATGAAAAAAGCCAATGAGCTGAACAAACCCATCGTTTTTGACCCGGTAGGTGTGGGCGCTTCGAAATACAGAACCGAAACGGCTTTGAAGATTATGGAAACCTACAAACCGACAGTGATAAGGGGAAATGCTTCAGAGATTATGGCCTTGGCCCAACTCAGCAATAGCACCAAAGGAGTGGACAGTACCACAAGTTCAGAAAATGCTTTGGAGGCTGCTAAAGAGCTTTCCAGGCAACTCAACAATACTATTGTGATTAGTGGGGCAACTGATTTTATAGTAACAAACGAACGATTGGACAAAGTAACCAGCGGAAGTCCCCTGATGGCCAAAGTAACCGGAATGGGATGTACAGCTACCAGTATTATTGGGGCTTGTGTTGCGGTTAACCCAGATTATCATTCGGCGGCTCACCAAGCTATGGAAATTATGGGCAAAGCAGGCGAGAAGGCAGAAGAAACTGCCCAGGGTCCAGGAAGCTTCCAAATGAATTTTATCGACGCTCTGCATCAATTGCTTGAAGAAAAGTGA
- a CDS encoding erythromycin esterase family protein yields MKYILTTLFAGLFAVAALAQCNAQLEKYITGFDSLKASSFSFFDSSLKDVRIVGYGEDTHGTAEFTLLTKDLMTYLSQNHGFKILILETGFGEGQYLNDYIQGRRDDLKTILKEHNSTWRYNTQEFHQLMNGLREYNQNHAEKIHVYGSEMQYVISDANRIRDFLKKADTNYRIDGFEKHLWQPMEEYEKTDYYVSYVKLKNYFTDNYEILKSKTSEKELELAYRHVLVLGQFVMAIHQNAEQRKHDMRDMYIAENIEWILHFHGTESKALYWAHNAHVGDWVDNGSVDVAGHQLRKMYGDAYFNLATDFGTGEYMAFSHDGKLIAFGHESVVEDSFTACLKDFGKPNAFLNIRQAREDSTLIEFLNSNLTTMSGAGAVIRDEETETKELGKAFDGIIYLNQTHKINWAE; encoded by the coding sequence ATGAAATACATACTAACGACCCTATTTGCTGGACTATTTGCAGTTGCAGCTCTTGCTCAATGCAATGCTCAATTGGAAAAATACATCACCGGTTTTGATAGCCTCAAGGCAAGTTCATTCTCCTTTTTCGACAGTAGTTTGAAAGACGTGCGCATAGTGGGGTATGGGGAAGATACTCACGGAACGGCTGAATTCACTTTGCTGACCAAGGATTTGATGACCTACTTGTCCCAGAATCATGGATTTAAAATTTTGATCCTTGAAACGGGTTTTGGTGAAGGGCAATACTTAAATGACTACATCCAGGGGCGTAGAGATGATTTAAAAACCATTTTGAAAGAGCACAATTCTACCTGGAGATACAACACCCAGGAGTTTCATCAATTAATGAATGGCTTGAGGGAATACAATCAGAATCATGCGGAAAAGATCCATGTGTACGGCAGCGAAATGCAATACGTGATTTCAGACGCGAACAGAATAAGAGATTTCCTGAAAAAAGCAGATACCAACTATCGGATCGACGGGTTTGAAAAACACCTGTGGCAGCCGATGGAGGAGTATGAGAAAACCGATTATTACGTGTCTTATGTGAAGCTAAAAAACTATTTCACAGATAACTATGAAATCCTCAAAAGCAAAACCTCCGAAAAAGAGCTGGAATTAGCCTATCGTCATGTGCTGGTGCTGGGCCAATTTGTTATGGCCATTCACCAAAATGCCGAACAGCGCAAGCATGACATGAGAGATATGTACATCGCCGAAAACATCGAGTGGATTTTACATTTTCACGGTACCGAATCCAAAGCCCTTTACTGGGCGCACAATGCTCATGTAGGAGATTGGGTGGACAACGGATCGGTAGATGTGGCGGGGCACCAATTGAGAAAGATGTATGGCGATGCCTATTTTAACCTGGCTACAGATTTTGGAACCGGCGAGTATATGGCGTTTTCACACGACGGCAAACTCATTGCTTTTGGTCATGAAAGTGTGGTAGAAGACTCCTTTACGGCTTGTTTGAAAGACTTTGGTAAACCCAATGCCTTTTTAAATATCCGCCAGGCAAGAGAAGATTCGACACTTATAGAATTCCTGAATTCCAACCTGACAACCATGAGTGGTGCAGGGGCGGTAATCAGGGATGAGGAAACAGAAACCAAAGAACTCGGTAAAGCTTTTGACGGGATCATTTACCTCAACCAAACCCATAAAATCAATTGGGCAGAATAA
- a CDS encoding OmpA family protein, producing MFFGISCETTNQSEELKIGDRKSFQVISDMKGRVYPSNDSASYYSFKAVANYLEAHPEWVFEIGVHTDHRGDSVANLKLSEWRAIMACQVFHETFEIESERMVAKGYGEGDPVFSEEKIRGIQTTKEKELAHQRNRRYEITVLRRY from the coding sequence ATGTTTTTCGGTATCAGTTGTGAGACCACCAATCAATCAGAAGAACTAAAAATAGGAGATCGGAAATCCTTCCAGGTAATTTCGGATATGAAAGGGAGGGTTTATCCATCTAATGATTCGGCATCTTACTATTCCTTTAAAGCTGTCGCTAATTATTTGGAAGCTCACCCTGAATGGGTATTTGAAATTGGGGTGCACACTGACCACAGGGGGGATTCTGTTGCCAATCTAAAACTCAGTGAATGGAGAGCAATAATGGCTTGTCAAGTCTTTCACGAGACTTTTGAAATAGAATCTGAAAGAATGGTAGCCAAAGGGTATGGGGAAGGTGATCCCGTATTTTCCGAGGAGAAGATTCGAGGCATACAAACGACGAAAGAAAAGGAGCTAGCTCATCAACGAAATAGAAGGTATGAAATTACGGTTTTAAGGAGATACTAA
- a CDS encoding beta-lactamase family protein, translated as MKYTFLALTVVGLLGSCSPTSSSDSPATVYNEKSKILDSLYTELHQYGEFNGNVLVAENDTIIFQKSFGLAKRETGQMLEDNSVFNLASVTKQFTATAIALLAKEQKLSLDDELAKHIPELEFYQGITINHLVRHTSGLPDYMQLWDEKGDTSQEASNSSVIELFAKEKPDLLFEPNEKMRYSNTGYLLLATIVERVSNQSFGAFLDERIFTPLDMKDTKLLFVYKDGVKLNKLTAGYSQDSTGSYVPNIEYAQIFDGVYGQGRLYSTTTDLFKWHQGLRKYKLLSEEETKSLFSPSTLNSEEEINYGFGWFLKDDENYGKIAAHSGGWAGYVTYLETHLDDNKVMIILQNNGNATGKTRIPMQNTRRVLYNEPLESQLRLPTDLLKKYAGTYVSEKGKDKVILLEHQSLWMVLDKETKLELIPDSKTKFIVDGFSPEVTYEFFLDDQGDVEKYRVQQPEHEIDRIAMRKKAGSDLPG; from the coding sequence ATGAAATACACCTTTTTAGCCTTAACTGTAGTAGGCTTACTGGGATCTTGCTCCCCAACCTCTTCTTCCGACAGCCCCGCCACCGTTTACAATGAAAAATCGAAAATCCTGGACTCGCTGTATACTGAATTGCACCAATACGGGGAATTCAATGGCAACGTGCTGGTAGCGGAAAACGATACCATCATCTTTCAAAAGAGTTTTGGATTGGCCAAAAGAGAAACGGGTCAAATGCTCGAGGATAACTCTGTTTTTAACCTGGCCTCGGTAACCAAACAATTTACGGCTACGGCCATTGCTTTACTGGCTAAGGAACAAAAGCTATCCCTCGATGACGAACTGGCAAAACACATTCCAGAACTTGAATTTTACCAAGGAATAACCATCAATCACCTGGTCAGACATACTTCTGGCCTACCCGATTACATGCAGCTCTGGGATGAAAAAGGCGACACTTCGCAAGAAGCCTCCAACAGCTCGGTGATCGAACTTTTTGCGAAGGAAAAGCCAGACCTTCTTTTTGAACCCAATGAAAAAATGCGCTACAGCAATACGGGCTACCTCCTGCTCGCTACGATTGTTGAACGGGTATCCAATCAATCCTTTGGGGCCTTTTTGGACGAACGAATCTTTACTCCATTAGACATGAAGGATACGAAGCTGCTTTTTGTGTACAAGGACGGTGTAAAATTGAACAAGTTAACCGCTGGCTATTCCCAAGATTCAACGGGTTCATACGTACCCAACATTGAATATGCTCAGATTTTTGATGGCGTTTATGGCCAGGGACGATTGTATTCAACCACTACAGATTTATTCAAATGGCACCAGGGATTAAGGAAGTATAAACTGCTTTCTGAAGAGGAAACAAAAAGCCTTTTCTCCCCTTCTACTTTGAACTCGGAAGAAGAAATCAATTATGGGTTTGGCTGGTTTTTGAAGGATGATGAGAATTACGGAAAAATCGCCGCACATAGCGGAGGCTGGGCCGGGTATGTCACCTACCTGGAAACCCATTTGGATGATAACAAAGTCATGATCATTCTTCAAAACAATGGAAATGCCACTGGCAAAACCAGAATACCGATGCAGAATACCCGAAGAGTGTTATACAATGAGCCCCTGGAAAGCCAGCTTCGACTCCCCACAGATCTTTTGAAAAAGTACGCCGGAACCTACGTTTCTGAAAAAGGAAAGGACAAGGTCATTTTGTTGGAGCATCAATCTCTTTGGATGGTACTGGACAAGGAAACCAAACTTGAATTAATCCCCGACTCCAAAACAAAATTCATTGTCGATGGATTTAGTCCAGAGGTGACTTATGAGTTTTTCCTGGATGATCAGGGCGACGTAGAAAAGTACCGGGTACAGCAACCGGAACATGAAATTGACCGGATAGCCATGCGCAAAAAGGCTGGTAGCGATTTACCGGGTTAA
- a CDS encoding MBL fold metallo-hydrolase, with protein sequence MLLHHLNCVQIESPFGSAIGHCLLIENNGTLTLIDVGIGLEENREPEKKLGKELVEITGFQFDESYTAIRQIEQLGLDPNQAKNIVCSHLDPDHIGGAVDFPHARLHVSSEELDAFNQGDERYLNYQLAYHPSIRQYEQNDSEWFGLPARKLDLDFEAYLIPLFGHTLGHCGVAIKTDKDWLFYAGDAYYLRAELKDKNHPVDQLATIRAVDNEARLESLEKVRRLIETHGDQMTYFGYHDPEEFEWERAIETLK encoded by the coding sequence ATGCTCCTCCATCACCTAAACTGCGTCCAAATAGAATCACCCTTTGGATCTGCCATTGGCCATTGCCTGCTCATTGAAAACAACGGAACCCTAACTCTGATAGACGTCGGAATAGGATTAGAAGAAAACCGCGAACCCGAAAAGAAATTAGGGAAAGAACTGGTAGAAATCACCGGATTTCAATTCGACGAAAGCTATACTGCCATTCGCCAGATTGAGCAATTAGGATTAGATCCAAACCAAGCAAAAAACATCGTGTGCTCCCATCTCGATCCGGATCACATCGGTGGGGCAGTGGACTTTCCCCATGCCCGGTTGCACGTGTCCAGCGAAGAGCTTGATGCCTTCAACCAGGGAGACGAGCGCTACCTGAATTACCAATTGGCCTATCATCCCTCCATACGCCAGTATGAGCAAAATGACAGCGAATGGTTTGGATTACCTGCTCGTAAGCTGGACCTGGATTTTGAAGCCTACCTCATTCCTTTATTTGGCCATACGCTTGGTCACTGTGGTGTAGCCATCAAAACCGATAAGGACTGGCTTTTTTATGCCGGAGATGCCTACTACCTTCGAGCAGAATTAAAGGATAAAAACCATCCCGTAGATCAATTAGCGACTATCCGAGCGGTGGATAACGAAGCCCGATTGGAATCCTTGGAAAAGGTTCGTCGTTTAATTGAAACCCATGGAGATCAAATGACCTATTTTGGATACCACGATCCCGAGGAGTTTGAATGGGAAAGGGCGATTGAAACCCTTAAGTAG
- the tenA gene encoding thiaminase II — translation MASWYKEISVKTDYIFQQITEHPFIKELMAGTLPKEVFHFYIHQDTLYLAEYKKVLAQIGIQCPDENDTQFFLGAATGIIHVENALHQNFLGREERVNETSPTCELYISYLSRMAHSKSLEEGLAAVLPCFTIYKQVGDYILANQSHEGDNPYQDWIDTYGGEEFANSVKQAVEITDKYAVTASPEKREKMNEAFEKASKLEWMFWDSAYHKESWKV, via the coding sequence ATGGCAAGCTGGTACAAAGAAATAAGTGTAAAAACAGATTACATTTTTCAGCAAATAACGGAGCATCCTTTCATCAAAGAGCTCATGGCGGGAACGCTTCCCAAGGAGGTATTCCATTTTTACATTCATCAGGATACGCTTTACCTGGCCGAATACAAAAAGGTTTTGGCTCAGATCGGTATTCAATGTCCGGATGAAAACGATACCCAATTCTTTTTGGGCGCTGCAACGGGAATTATCCACGTAGAAAATGCCCTGCACCAAAACTTTTTGGGTCGGGAAGAGCGGGTGAATGAAACCTCTCCCACCTGTGAATTATACATCAGTTATTTATCCCGGATGGCCCATTCAAAATCCTTGGAAGAAGGTCTTGCTGCCGTGCTCCCATGTTTTACTATCTACAAACAAGTGGGGGACTATATCCTGGCTAATCAAAGTCATGAGGGCGATAACCCTTATCAGGATTGGATCGATACCTATGGCGGTGAAGAGTTTGCCAATTCGGTAAAACAAGCGGTTGAAATCACTGACAAATATGCGGTTACCGCTTCACCAGAAAAACGGGAGAAAATGAATGAAGCTTTTGAAAAAGCGTCAAAATTGGAATGGATGTTTTGGGACAGTGCCTACCACAAAGAATCATGGAAAGTATGA
- a CDS encoding serine hydrolase: protein MKKLFLPLFIFPLIGFGQQSVQQIDSIVQSKFNNGPAVSVLVSQEFRPIYSQVKGLSNMELKLQATEHTRFRIGSVTKQFTAIAILQLMEEGKLSIKDPIQKFLINFPKKEYPLTIEHLLTHTSGLAEITELEVFEKDLMQNGCDPDSLVNYFKDLPLEFEPGSQFSYCNSGYHLLGLIIEQVSGEDYNQYISNHLLSPAGMTHTLADRTDSIIDRRAMGYEEVDGRIQKATFIDMSIPFSAGNLLSTANDLNKWYQALFEYKLVSKQTLQSAHTPFRLNDGSYSNYGYGWFVDSLQGEKLISHEGGINGFLSSAWFIPFSKTLTIILSNCLCSPTTQTAKSLTAIAIGKPLPIKKRIKLPEDLLQTYTGVYLMNGEEWTISMQDGELYFRFSNGNGHPIYPLSKNEFFAEEWDTQFLFFEKDGTVEFHFVYLGEIVRGIGSECTFMVIDLGDFPSEDSY from the coding sequence ATGAAAAAACTATTCCTGCCTCTTTTCATTTTTCCCCTGATTGGGTTTGGTCAGCAGTCAGTTCAACAGATAGATTCCATTGTTCAGTCCAAATTCAACAACGGTCCAGCCGTTAGTGTGCTTGTTAGTCAGGAATTTAGACCCATCTATTCTCAGGTAAAAGGTTTGAGCAATATGGAGTTAAAGCTTCAAGCAACCGAGCATACCCGATTTAGAATTGGATCCGTGACTAAGCAATTTACGGCCATCGCCATTCTTCAGTTGATGGAAGAGGGGAAGCTGAGTATAAAGGATCCCATCCAGAAATTCCTGATCAACTTCCCTAAAAAGGAATATCCCCTAACTATAGAACATCTTCTGACCCACACCTCTGGATTAGCGGAGATCACCGAACTGGAAGTCTTTGAAAAAGACCTAATGCAAAACGGTTGCGATCCCGATTCTCTGGTCAACTACTTTAAGGATTTGCCCTTGGAATTTGAACCCGGTTCTCAATTTAGTTACTGCAACTCGGGTTATCATTTGTTGGGTTTGATCATCGAGCAAGTTTCAGGAGAGGACTACAATCAATACATCTCCAATCACCTTTTGAGCCCAGCAGGTATGACCCACACCCTGGCTGATCGTACCGATTCGATCATAGACAGACGGGCAATGGGTTATGAAGAGGTAGATGGAAGGATTCAAAAAGCCACCTTTATCGATATGTCCATTCCCTTTTCCGCCGGAAATCTGCTCTCCACCGCCAATGACTTAAACAAGTGGTATCAGGCACTGTTTGAATACAAGTTGGTCTCTAAGCAAACGCTTCAATCCGCTCACACTCCCTTCCGGTTAAACGATGGGAGCTATTCCAATTACGGATACGGCTGGTTTGTAGATAGCCTACAAGGAGAAAAACTCATTTCCCATGAAGGCGGAATCAACGGATTTCTTTCCAGTGCCTGGTTCATTCCATTCTCCAAAACCTTGACCATTATACTCTCCAATTGCCTGTGTAGCCCCACAACCCAAACAGCTAAAAGTTTAACCGCAATAGCCATAGGAAAACCCCTTCCCATCAAAAAGAGAATCAAGCTCCCTGAAGACCTACTTCAAACCTATACCGGAGTATACCTTATGAATGGCGAAGAGTGGACCATCTCGATGCAAGATGGCGAGCTCTACTTCCGATTTTCCAATGGTAATGGGCATCCCATCTATCCACTATCCAAAAATGAGTTCTTCGCCGAAGAATGGGATACTCAATTTCTGTTTTTTGAAAAGGATGGCACCGTCGAGTTTCACTTTGTTTATTTGGGGGAGATTGTTCGGGGGATAGGCAGTGAATGCACATTCATGGTTATTGACTTAGGTGACTTCCCTTCAGAAGATTCCTATTAA
- the thiD gene encoding bifunctional hydroxymethylpyrimidine kinase/phosphomethylpyrimidine kinase, producing the protein MESMKNPYKSVLTIAGSDSGGCAGIQADIKSISACGAYAASVITATTAQNTQGVTDIHPIPISHLEKQLDAVFSDIHFDAVKIGMLHSCEVIEAIAQKLSEYKASNVVIDTVMVATSGDHLITREAVGCLKELLPKAVLITPNTKEAEVLIGHTIDRNNTEATAREIGQQFKTSVLLKGGHLEDSTENMMDVLYEYGRDRTVIIENPRIDTNNTHGTGCSLSSSIATFLSQGNDLESAVRKGCEYINRAIDQGKDKTLGRGNGPINHFGLK; encoded by the coding sequence ATGGAAAGTATGAAGAACCCTTACAAGAGTGTATTGACCATTGCCGGCAGCGATTCCGGAGGTTGCGCTGGAATACAGGCGGATATTAAGAGTATTTCGGCTTGTGGTGCCTATGCGGCAAGTGTTATCACGGCCACAACGGCACAAAATACCCAGGGCGTTACGGATATTCACCCCATCCCGATTTCACACCTCGAGAAGCAATTGGATGCCGTATTTAGCGATATCCATTTTGATGCGGTAAAAATTGGAATGCTTCATTCCTGCGAAGTCATTGAGGCGATTGCCCAAAAACTGTCAGAGTACAAGGCCTCCAACGTTGTGATTGATACGGTTATGGTAGCCACTTCAGGCGATCACTTAATTACCCGTGAGGCTGTTGGTTGCCTTAAGGAATTGTTGCCCAAGGCCGTCTTGATTACTCCAAATACCAAAGAGGCGGAAGTACTGATCGGGCATACCATTGATCGAAACAATACCGAAGCCACAGCACGCGAAATTGGTCAGCAGTTTAAAACCTCTGTGTTGCTAAAAGGGGGGCACTTAGAGGATTCAACTGAAAACATGATGGATGTGTTGTACGAATACGGCCGTGATAGAACGGTGATTATTGAGAACCCAAGAATTGATACGAACAACACACATGGAACCGGGTGTAGTTTGTCCTCAAGCATCGCCACTTTTCTGAGTCAGGGTAACGATTTGGAAAGCGCAGTAAGGAAAGGATGCGAATACATCAATCGTGCGATTGATCAAGGTAAGGACAAAACCTTGGGCCGGGGAAATGGTCCGATAAACCACTTCGGGTTGAAATAA
- the thiE gene encoding thiamine phosphate synthase, whose translation MFVTDERITNDELFFQVLEASLKGGVSIVQLREKTLNTKRFYERAVAAKSLCTKHDTPLIINDRIDIALAIDADGVHLGQKDMPVILARELLGTQKIIGWSVSNEEQAAEANHLEVDYIGLSPLYNTATKTKDLDPALGIEGLQRLKAISIKPIVCIGGIDSNNAAEVMQNGAAGIAVVSAISQANDPEQATKQLKEIIWQAGTKK comes from the coding sequence ATGTTTGTGACGGACGAGCGCATCACCAACGACGAGCTCTTTTTCCAGGTTCTGGAAGCCAGTCTAAAAGGTGGAGTAAGTATCGTTCAGTTAAGAGAAAAGACCCTGAATACGAAACGATTTTATGAACGTGCAGTGGCGGCGAAAAGCCTTTGTACAAAGCATGACACCCCGCTGATTATTAATGATAGAATCGATATTGCTTTGGCCATAGACGCAGATGGAGTTCATCTGGGGCAAAAGGATATGCCCGTGATCCTTGCTCGAGAATTATTGGGGACCCAAAAAATCATTGGCTGGTCCGTCAGTAATGAAGAACAAGCGGCTGAAGCCAACCACCTTGAAGTAGATTACATTGGCTTATCTCCGCTTTATAACACGGCTACAAAAACGAAGGATTTAGATCCTGCTTTGGGTATTGAGGGCCTACAAAGATTGAAGGCCATAAGCATAAAGCCTATCGTTTGTATTGGGGGAATTGATTCAAACAATGCGGCGGAGGTTATGCAAAATGGGGCAGCGGGAATTGCGGTGGTTTCAGCTATATCTCAAGCAAACGACCCGGAACAGGCAACGAAACAACTAAAAGAAATTATATGGCAAGCTGGTACAAAGAAATAA